A stretch of the Theileria equi strain WA chromosome 1, complete sequence genome encodes the following:
- a CDS encoding hypothetical protein (encoded by transcript BEWA_021360A) — protein sequence MVKLIVSDYSDHDNPSRFTLENIDEDFTVAQIKLLLMRKTEDADVEESTNDQEAACKMFVLYSGNRLMDDADTIRSYNTSGISEIIVFLYKKVVVDVVVKVYRVITCCGFLFAPIISVFNTRKLSFEILDQASVMDLKNMILDELQAYKNKRGGLLLMEDLLLVYNGYEIDDDLLSINEICFDKKLLCLRLYIPFEYKRKG from the exons ATGGTAAAGTTGATAGTTAGTGACTATTCTGACCATGACAATCCCTCGAGGTTTACGCTAGAAAATATCGATGAAGATTTTACAGTTGCACAGATTAAATTGTTACTAATGAGAAAGACTGAAGATGCAGACGTTGAGGAATCCACTAATGATCAAGAGGCTGCATGTAAGATGTTTGTTCTTTACTCTGGAAACAGGTTAATGGATGATGCTGATACAATAAGGAGCTATAACACATCTGGGATTTCGGAAATTATTGTGTTTTTGTACAAGAAGGTAGTTGTGGACGTAGTCGTAAAGGTTTATAGAG TAATAACGTGTTGTGGATTCTTATTTGCACCGATCATTTCTGTATTCAACACTCGAAAACTTTCTTTTGAAATACTAGACCAAGCATCTGTGATGGATCTAAAGAATATGATACTAGATGAGCTTCAAGcatacaagaataaaaggGG AGGGCTTTTATTAATGGAGGATTTGCTTTTAGTATATAATGGATACGAAATTGATGATGACTTATTATCGATAAATGAAATTTGTTTTGACAAGAAACTACTATGCCTAAGGCTATATATCCCTTTTGAATATAAAAGGAAGGGTTAA
- a CDS encoding hypothetical protein (encoded by transcript BEWA_021330A), with product MGTSEDSTQKGAMFMAGLTLLQSLRVALTGAKFAMDRFKIPQQYASSFINMVHNPMELATFTGMAIMTGLSFAPGLNNYFKYLAAVTNMTLCLSFIILLIAFTSGGQMGDLTFYYWTIVFGSFIYGMNVATVMTVASADAALFNVGIPLSGIQVSLYYFIFTKLANRYKWSNVSYKIIVWQLVIAILISAISAGLWIAVAITTEGAKEDGQSASLGEAYKAWSPILMGVVGMGGIYAFYPAIAPYKLTDVGTGYTIDLVVLFVSAVPGILIVILCLEQVGIGPDQPWENLYALWHLAWILAIPHITVMFLCLYILHHPYGRLASSVKSSGLKVGLITITLKFNEEWLKAVSYAGGGKQNGKYCTECKEKNCQGDCQCGCNCSGSSGSCVPENCTSTNCQCCKDKGGTIACLNTFTSQGLMLVLAFTGDGYLKTYSKYENDRDKWPTKDFGFFKSLGYWIGSGVSEACKSVKSSFTKNVRCKVLGKSEALLIVYEDQEF from the coding sequence ATGGGAACTTCAGAAGATTCCACTCAGAAaggcgccatgtttatggcagggcTGACTCTtttgcagtctctccgtgtggctttaactggagcaaagtttgcaatggatagatttaaaattccgCAGCAGTATgccagttcgttcattaacatggtccacaatcctatggaactggcaacgtttactggaatGGCTATTATGACTGGTCTCTCATTTGCACCCGGCCTTAATAACTATTTCAAGTACTTGGCCGCTGTAACAAATATGACACTATGCCTTTCCTTCATTATACTTCTCATCGCATTCACGTCAGGAGGTCAAATGGGAGATCTAaccttctactactggactatTGTCTTTGGCTCATTTatctatggaatgaatgtgGCAACTGTAATGACAGTGGCAAGTGCAGATGCTGCCCTTTTCAATGTAGGTATTCCTCTCTCTGGTATTCAGGTTTCTCTCTACTACTTTATCTTTACTAAACTTGCTAATCGGTATAAATGGTCAAACGTCAGTTACAAGATTATTGTTTGGCAGCTTGTCATTGCGATATTGATATCAGCAATATCTGCCGGTCTCTGGATTGCTGTTGCTATTACTACTGAAGGAGCTAAAGAAGATGGCCAATCTGCTTCTCTGGGTGAGGCTTACAAGGCCTGGTCTCCGATTCTTATGGGTGTAGTTGGTATGGGTGGAATCTATGCCTTTTATCCAGCCATAGCTCCTTACAAGTTAACCGATGTAGGCACTGGCTACACTATTGATCTGGTTGTTTTATTCGTTAGTGCGGTTCCTGGTATTTTAATTGTCATCCTATGCCTGGAGCAAGTTGGTATTGGTCCAGACCAACCATGGGAAAATTTGTATGCATTATGGCATCTTGCTTGGATTCTGGCAATTCCTCACATTACGGTTATGTTTTTGTGTTTGTACATActtcatcatccttatGGTAGACTAGCAAGTTCTGTAAAGAGCAGTGGTTTAAAGGTTGGACTCATTACCATTACGCTAAAGTTCAATGAGGAATGGTTAAAGGCAGTGTCTTATGCTGGAGGTGGCAAACAGAatggtaaatactgcacaGAATGCAAAGAAAAGAACTGCCAAGGAGACTGCCAATGTGGATGCAACTGCAGTGGAAGTTCTGGATCCTGTGTTCCTGAAAACTGTACATCTACTAACTGccaatgctgtaaagaCAAGGGAGGTACTATTGCATGCTTAAACACATTTACTTCACAAGGTTTAATGTTAGTCTTGGCatttactggagatggttatcTCAAGACCTATTCTAAGTATGAGAACGATAGGGATAAATGGCCCACTAAAGACTTTGGGTTCTTTAAGTCCTTAGGATACTGGATAGGAAGTGGAGTATCTGAGGCATGTAAGAGTGTCAAGtcttcctttaccaagaatgttagatgCAAGgttttgggtaaatcagaggctCTACtcattgtctatgaagatcAGGAATTTTAG
- a CDS encoding translocation protein sec62, putative (encoded by transcript BEWA_021350A) has product MGTTREERIHKELTSFMDTILNGGIKIKSAAEVGKRAVQYTRADELLKCIVKHKETIHKTCPSYLDGTTIEDTEDVARFVDALIENGFMYRAQYHPLEGCLEKTETGSYKRPTWPKRLIKTQKQHFDSVGFYILSYEGSQKWNYFMLCAMIFGIFAMCMFQAWPLYLKLSMWYLSVVLLSFLLVAIILRLILFLALWFCGFDFWLFPNLFDEDLGVVDSFKPLYSLLYRNDNYVMIGCRMLCSILVAVSVNELRKTHDIKDIGNFAKQSFMDVLEWGHQKLTALPEDNSIYKTLGVDLDTEFTEEQPGEAGEENEDDDYSCLFACGFKSLDEFMKKCMSNCECMSDLLTNSCLNKCPEETIQSLTEVKNDACKRYKRK; this is encoded by the exons ATGGGAACAACT AGAGAAGAAAGGATTCATAAGGAGTTGACATCCTTCATGGATACCATCCTAAATGGTGGAATCAAGATCAAATCGGCCGCTGAG GTCGGAAAAAGGGCAGTTCAATACACTAGAGCTGATGAGTTGCTAAAGTGTATCGTTAAACACAAGGAAACAATCCACAAAACT TGCCCGAGCTACCTGGACGGTACAACCATTGAAGATACCGAAGATGTTGCAAGATTTGTCGACGCCCTCATTGAAAATGGATTCATGTATCGTGCACAGTACCATCCG CTGGAAGGATGTCTGGAAAAAACAGAGACTGGATCCTACAAGAGACCAACATGGCCAAAGAGGTTGATAAAGACACAGAAGCAGCATTTTGACTCTGTCGGATTCTACATTTTGTCCTATGAAGGCAGTCAGAAGTGGAACTACTTCATGCTTTGTGCAATGATTTTTGGGATTTTT GCAATGTGCATGTTTCAAGCTTGGCCACTCTATTTGAAGTTGTCAATGTGGTATCTTTCTGTGGTTTTGCTCTCCTTTTTG TTGGTGGCAATCATACTTCGTTTGATTCTCTTTTTGGCACTCTGGTTCTGTGGATTCGATTTTTGGCTATTCCCTAATTTGTTTGACGAGGACCTTGGTGTTGTTGACTCATTCAAACCTCTATATTCGCTATTGTATCGTAATGACAATTATGTAATGATTGGGTGCCGTATGCTGTGCTCAATCCTTGTAGCAG TGTCCGTAAATGAGCTTAGGAAGACCCACGATATTAAGGATATCGGAAACTTTGCTAAACAGTCGTTTATGGACGTCCTGGAATGGGGACATCAAAAACTTACAGCAC TTCCAGAGGACAATTCCATCTACAAGACACTCGGGGTGGACCTGGATACGGAGTTTACTGAGGAACAGCCCGGAGAAGCAggagaagagaatgaagacGATG ATTACAGTTGCTTGTTTGCCTGTGGATTCAAATCTCTCGATGAGTTTATGAAAAAGTGCATGTCAAACTGTGAATGCATGAGT GATTTATTGACAAACAGTTGTCTGAACAAGTGTCCAGAGGAAACTATACAATCGCTTACTGAAGTCAAGAATGACGCTTGTAAGAGGTACAAGAGGAAGTAG
- a CDS encoding hypothetical protein (encoded by transcript BEWA_021320A), producing MFVDVDIRKKCRNRCTCPKSAGLITTKTGSLKNAADYGYCTHEKDSGERIKGLNYGRQSLQIENGNSSIPFTDTHGRSEVVTVYYREDSNRNRIKVPLILGIKDHKGAGYTWYENLGGNNLTWKKIEDTHDFPKSDSGLAGPLFKENLDRVACSLHNLHKVDISNDGQNSYYCKICTKSKVTLTHEKIQEIYAKINHSPQESTPYHVTHERNLVKYKETSEHSKLLSVNKNDTISVFYWEGDDKRENPLLIEVKSSKAESTWYENLWESGTKKHVVWKRLESTGTSGFSSYGVDLKVKLDSLSCALNKAVRIKLGLDSGCHDSRDTKHNNRIKAFHNGTVDKAFFLSAYEYSNNKPDGGPFSVAELLVQGARQTFPGATFFKDVTKLSSYASFCDPTNPFLLCIEFGNNSDKKYQWYWKKDKGNDWQVYGSFSTKSSRDVNSQIGGIFTNVKGSLMIKTCIPHKPPKEGVKINITEQPRDEKLSGTYQATSGTTPVLVLISRDDKTLPHGFFSITHKPLGTGYFKLSRNLGNGDQIGKGGGTIPDAKEVSVYYWNGEPTLPILLGITTKDSSKPKYYSRGNQRGSSWIQGDNASKKFEYLLDEYNCQRNNAVPFNLSDPENSSNLYTDGQVPPCIKDHRKIESTVSPKHPLGGEYAMKEYTVNGDARISRVTFSRKDTDMATKYTITKVLVYYRKNENRIDNIPLLVGFVKSDNSGSIFFENLGSPYYTKWKPIGESESKSYYDKGGFGSTPQQALTDKLDEVGCRVNHIVKINISNKGNPDKYCHKNCTNKRIKVINTNISISGYTGYDHTSAIKAQKTFTVTAIINNGKEKNANITSFFPLREVLKVTVYFQNCNGLPVAIHIQKEKGEEWLKNENGNEQLVQFNPNDNELQNCRGIQGLPITQGTQSTFSEDSSSDSDEESQDGNPGDGNFSGLFDWSWESLVSSLAGAMIDGPTQAVYGFAKVNEAISKILPGPNVFDNSGLAGGLSGDDGATAKGLEADVKNPASVLPQPEGGGHGSDNASGVLDSSTEASALSDISPGAEPADLPTQSPLIAEGLTGLATLGYVAACGASGSITGFTYWIYKRFAGEPWVRQI from the coding sequence atgTTTGTAGATGTGGATATACGCAAAAAGTGCAGAAATAGATGTACATGCCCAAAGAGTGCAGGTCTTATAACTACTAAAACGGGTTCACTAAAAAATGCTGCAGACTACGGATATTGTACTCATGAGAAAGACTCTGGGGAAAGGATAAAGGGACTTAACTATGGTAGACAATCTCTTCAAATAGAAAATGGGAACTCATCCATACCATTTACCGATACACATGGTAGATCAGAGGTAGTTACCGTCTATTATCGTGAAGATAGTAACAGGAATCGCATAAAGGTACCCCTCATTCTTGGAATTAAAGATCATAAAGGAGCAGGTTATACATGGTACGAAAATCTGGGTGGAAATAACTTAACATGGAAAAAGATTGAGGATACTCATGACTTTCCTAAAAGTGATTCTGGATTAGCAGGTCCCTTGTTCAAGGAAAACCTTGATAGAGTTGCCTGCTCTCTTCATAACCTTCATAAAgttgatatttcaaatgatGGACAGAACTCCTATTATTGCAAAATATGTACCAAATCCAAGGTTACCCTTACACATGAAAAGATTCAAGAAATATACGCTAAGATTAATCACAGTCCACAAGAAAGTACTCCTTATCATGTTACACACGAGAGAAACCTggtaaaatataaagagACGAGCGAACATTCTAAATTACTCTCTGTTAATAAGAATGATACTATCTCTGTTTTCTACTGGGAAGGTGATGATAAGCGTGAGAATCCTCTCCTGATAGAGGTTAAATCGTCTAAAGCAGAATCTACTTGGTACGAGAATCTATGGGAATCGGGTACTAAAAAGCATGTTGTGTGGAAAAGGTTGGAATCAACAGGGACTTCTGGATTCTCTTCCTATGGAGTAGATCTTAAGGTTAAACTTGACTCTCTTAGTTGCGCACTCAATAAGGCAGTTAGAATTAAGTTAGGACTGGACTCTGGTTGTCATGATTCTAGGGATACCAAACACAATAATAGAATAAAGGCTTTTCATAATGGAACTGTTGATAAAGCCTTCTTTCTTTCGGCCTATGAATACAGCAATAACAAACCTGATGGAGGACCGTTCTCTGTGGCAGAATTGTTGGTTCAGGGTGCAAGACAGACCTTTCCAGGTGCTACATTTTTCAAGGATGTTACCAAGCTTTCTTCGTATGCATCCTTCTGTGATCCCACCAATCCATTTCTACTCTGTATAGAATTTGGAAATAATAGTgataagaaatatcaatGGTACTGGAAAAAAGATAAGGGGAATGATTGGCAAGTATATGGATCATTCTCTACCAAGTCTTCTAGGGATGTTAATAGTCAAATTGGGGGAATTTTTACTAATGTTAAAGGTTCTCTTATGATAAAAACATGTATTCCTCATAAACCTCCAAAAGAGGGGGTCAAAATAAATATAACCGAACAACCGAGGGATGAGAAACTTTCTGGTACATATCAGGCAACCTCTGGTACAACCCCTGTTTTAGTGCTTATTTCCAGAGATGATAAAACTCTTCCGCATGGATTCTTTAGTATTACTCACAAACCTTTAGGTACAGGATATTTCAAGCTAAGTAGAAATTTAGGCAATGGAGATCAAATAGGAAAAGGAGGGGGGACAATACCTGATGCTAAGGAAGTCTCtgtatactactggaatggtGAACCTACTTTACCTATCCTACTTGGAATTACCACAAAGGATAGTAGTAAACCAAAGTACTATAGCAGAGGCAATCAAAGAGGCAGTTCCTGGATACAAGGCGATAATGCTAGTAAAAAATTTGAATATCTACTAGACGAGTATAATTGCCAAAGAAATAATGCAGTTCCATTTAATCTAAGTGATCCAGAAAATTCATCGAACCTTTATACTGATGGTCAAGTGCCTCCATGTATAAAGGATCATAGAAAGATAGAATCTACTGTCTCTCCAAAACATCCTCTTGGGGGTGAATACGCTATGAAAGAATACACTGTCAATGGTGATGCGAGAATATCCAGGGTAACTTTCAGCAGAAAAGACACTGATATGGCCACTAAATATACCATAACTAAGGTTTTAGTATATTACCGGAAGAATGAAAACAGGATTGACAatattcctcttcttgtaGGATTTGTAAAAAGTGACAATAGTGGTTCTATCTTCTTCGAGAATCTTGGAAGTCCatattatacaaaatggaaACCAATTGGAGAAAGTGAATCAAAATCTTACTATGACAAAGGTGGATTCGGTTCTACTCCACAACAAGCACTTACAGATAAGCTCGATGAAGTGGGTTGCAGGGTTAATCATATAGTTAAaataaatatatcaaataaGGGTAATCCAGACAAATACTGTCACAAAAACTGCACTAAtaagaggataaaggtTATTAACACTAATATTAGCATCTCTGGGTATACCGGCTATGATCATACCTCTGCAATAAAGGCTCAGAAGACCTTTACAGTAACTGCTATAATAAATAATGGCAAAGAAAAAAATGCGAATATAACCAGTTTTTTCCCACTAAGAGAAGTTTTAAAGGTCACTGTCTATTTCCAAAACTGTAATGGTCTTCCGGTTGCAATACACatccaaaaggaaaaggGCGAAGAGTGGCTTAAGAATGAAAACGGAAATGAACAATTGGTGCAGTTTAATCCAAATGATAACGAACTACAGAACTGCCGAGGAATTCAGGGATTACCTATAACTCAAGGTACTCAATCAACATTCTCTGAAGATAGTTCAAGTGACTCCGATGAAGAATCTCAGGATGGTAATCCAGGAGATGGAAATTTTAGTGGATTATTTGACTGGTCATGGGAATCACTTGTTTCTAGTCTTGCTGGAGCTATGATAGATGGACCAACTCAAGCAGTTTATGGTTTTGCTAAAGTTAATGAAGCTATATCTAAAATACTCCCTGGCCCTAATGTTTTTGACAACAGTGGACTAGCAGGAGGGTTATCTGGTGATGATGGAGCTACTGCTAAAGGCCTTGAAGCAGATGTAAAAAATCCTGCCTCTGTACTTCCTCAACCTGAAGGTGGAGGACATGGCTCTGATAATGCTAGTGGAGTACTAGACTCTAGTACTGAAGCCTCCGCTCTATCAGACATTTCTCCTGGAGCTGAACCTGCTGATCTTCCTACTCAATCTCCTCTTATTGCTGAAGGTCTTACTGGTCTAGCTACTCTTGGATATGTCGCCGCATGTGGTGCTTCAGGCTCCATTACTGGGTTTACTTACTGGATCTACAAGCGCTTTGCTGGAGAACCATGGGTAAGGCAGATCTAA
- a CDS encoding 60S ribosomal protein L20, putative (encoded by transcript BEWA_021340A) has product MKIPRQIVYELARGFRGRSKRCIKLSSTRVAKALQHSFTSRRNRQKYIRVHWISTINRAAREWNMIYSRFMGSLNSMNCWLSRKSLYILSLNEPVTFKSIVDECKYARSEPKTKVRDISNL; this is encoded by the exons ATGAAGATACCGAGACAGATCGTCTACGAACTCGCTCGTGGGTTTAGAGGCCGCAGTAAACGCTGCATCAAGCTGTCTTCGACTCGTGTTGCCAAAGCCCTGCAGCACTCGTTCACCTCTAGACGCAATCGCCAAAAGTACATTAGG GTCCACTGGATTTCAACCATCAATCGCGCAGCCAGAGAGTGGAACATGATCTACTCGAGGTTCATGGGATCTCTGAATAGCATGAACTGTTGGCTCTCGAGAAAGTCGCTCTACATACTCTCGTTGAATGAACCGGTAACATTCAAAAGCATCGTAGATGAGTGCAAGTACGCACGCAGCGAACCGAAAACAAAAGTTAGGGATATAAGCAACTTGTAA